One Bacillus sp. FJAT-52991 genomic region harbors:
- a CDS encoding C40 family peptidase translates to MKKFLTLAFSSLLLSISLLLPTQSADAAYSKENVITEAKKHIGTPYKWGGTTPAGFDCSGFIQYTHKKNGVSLPRTAAQMYTKGVKVSKSKMEPGDLIFFSTYKKGASHVGIYLGNNEFIHSASKGVRIDKVSNSYWSKKYLGSKRLTD, encoded by the coding sequence GTGAAAAAATTTCTAACATTAGCATTCAGTTCTTTACTATTAAGTATCAGTTTACTTTTACCAACACAATCAGCAGATGCAGCCTATTCAAAAGAAAATGTTATAACAGAAGCAAAGAAACATATCGGAACACCATACAAATGGGGTGGAACAACACCAGCAGGATTTGATTGCTCTGGTTTCATCCAATACACACATAAGAAAAATGGCGTCTCTCTTCCTCGTACAGCTGCTCAAATGTATACAAAAGGCGTAAAGGTTTCTAAATCAAAAATGGAACCTGGAGATTTAATTTTCTTTAGTACATATAAAAAAGGTGCTTCCCATGTTGGTATTTATTTAGGAAATAACGAGTTTATCCACTCTGCTTCTAAAGGTGTACGTATTGATAAAGTAAGCAACTCTTACTGGTCGAAAAAATATTTAGGCTCTAAACGCCTAACAGATTAA
- a CDS encoding ABC-F family ATP-binding cassette domain-containing protein: protein MSILTVNQLSHGFGDRAIFNNVSFRLLKGEHIGLIGANGEGKSTFMNIITGQLQPDEGKVTWSKNVRVGYLDQHAVLEKGMTIRDVLKTAFQYLFDLETEMNELFGKMGEVSPEELEKLLEETGTLQDMLTNNDFYIIDAKVEEIARGLGLDEIGLDRDVHDLSGGQRTKVLLAKLLLEKPDILLLDEPTNYLDEQHIEWLKRYLQEYENAFILISHDIPFLNSVINLIYHMENQELNRYAGTYDEFLKVYEMKKQQLEAAYKKQQQEISDLKDFVARNKARVSTRNMAMSRQKKLDKMDVIELASERPKPEFHFKEGRTSGKLIFETKDLVIGYNEPLSKPLNLRMERGQKIALTGANGIGKTTLLRSILGEIKPVSGQVERGEHLQIGYFEQEVKSTNNNTCIEEVWSEFPSFTQYEVRAALAKCGLTTKHIESKVSVLSGGEKAKVRLCKLINQETNILVLDEPTNHLDVDAKDELKRALKAYKGSILLISHEPDFYQEVATEVWNCESWTTKVF, encoded by the coding sequence ATGAGTATTTTAACTGTCAATCAATTAAGCCACGGCTTTGGTGACCGGGCCATTTTTAATAATGTGTCATTTCGCTTACTTAAAGGCGAGCATATCGGATTAATTGGAGCGAATGGTGAAGGTAAGTCAACATTCATGAATATCATTACCGGACAGCTTCAGCCGGATGAAGGAAAAGTCACTTGGTCAAAAAATGTCCGGGTCGGCTATTTAGATCAGCATGCTGTTTTAGAAAAAGGGATGACGATTCGTGACGTATTAAAGACAGCCTTCCAATACTTATTTGATTTAGAAACAGAGATGAATGAGCTGTTCGGAAAAATGGGCGAAGTATCCCCGGAAGAATTAGAAAAACTGCTCGAAGAAACAGGCACCCTGCAAGATATGCTTACAAATAATGATTTTTATATTATTGATGCGAAGGTAGAGGAAATTGCTCGCGGACTTGGCTTGGATGAGATTGGACTTGATCGTGATGTTCACGACTTGAGCGGCGGACAGCGGACAAAGGTATTGCTTGCAAAGCTTCTGCTTGAAAAACCTGACATTTTATTACTGGATGAGCCGACAAACTATTTAGATGAGCAGCATATTGAATGGTTAAAACGCTACTTGCAAGAATATGAAAATGCCTTCATTTTAATTTCTCATGACATTCCATTTTTAAATAGCGTCATTAACTTAATTTATCATATGGAAAATCAAGAGCTGAACCGCTACGCTGGCACATACGATGAGTTTTTGAAAGTTTACGAGATGAAAAAGCAACAGCTAGAAGCCGCTTATAAAAAGCAACAGCAGGAAATTTCTGACTTAAAGGATTTCGTCGCGCGTAATAAAGCGAGGGTATCAACGAGAAATATGGCGATGTCCCGCCAGAAAAAGCTCGATAAAATGGACGTGATCGAACTCGCTTCGGAACGTCCAAAACCAGAATTTCATTTTAAAGAAGGACGTACATCCGGCAAGTTAATTTTTGAAACGAAGGATTTAGTGATCGGTTACAACGAGCCACTCTCAAAGCCTTTGAATTTACGCATGGAACGCGGGCAAAAAATTGCACTAACAGGAGCTAATGGGATTGGGAAAACGACGCTTTTACGCAGTATTCTTGGCGAAATCAAACCGGTGTCTGGTCAAGTCGAACGCGGTGAACATTTGCAAATCGGCTATTTCGAGCAAGAAGTGAAATCGACTAATAACAACACTTGTATTGAAGAAGTCTGGTCAGAGTTCCCTTCATTTACTCAATATGAAGTGCGCGCGGCTTTAGCGAAATGCGGATTAACCACCAAGCATATTGAAAGCAAAGTAAGCGTTCTAAGCGGTGGCGAAAAAGCGAAGGTACGACTTTGTAAATTGATCAATCAAGAAACAAATATCTTAGTGCTAGATGAGCCAACAAACCACTTAGATGTCGATGCAAAAGATGAACTTAAACGAGCATTAAAAGCGTATAAAGGCAGCATTTTGCTTATCTCCCATGAGCCTGACTTCTACCAAGAAGTCGCAACAGAAGTATGGAACTGTGAGTCTTGGACGACGAAAGTATTTTAA
- a CDS encoding C40 family peptidase, whose product MKKLLTVVFSSLLLSVSLLLPAQSADAASYSKQNVIKEAKKHIGTPYKWGGTTPKGFDCSGFIQYTHKKNGVSLPRTTSQMYSKGTKVSKSKMQPGDLMYFSTYKKGPSHVGIYIGNNQFIHSASKGVRIDKVSNSYWTKKYIGSKRL is encoded by the coding sequence ATGAAAAAATTATTGACAGTAGTATTCAGTTCTTTACTATTAAGCGTAAGTTTACTTTTACCGGCACAATCAGCAGATGCAGCATCATACTCAAAACAGAACGTCATTAAAGAAGCAAAGAAACATATCGGAACACCATATAAATGGGGCGGTACAACACCAAAAGGATTCGATTGCTCTGGTTTCATCCAGTACACACATAAGAAAAATGGCGTTTCTCTTCCTCGTACAACTTCTCAAATGTACTCAAAAGGTACAAAGGTGTCTAAATCAAAAATGCAACCGGGAGACTTAATGTACTTCAGTACTTATAAAAAAGGCCCATCTCATGTTGGAATTTACATAGGAAATAATCAATTTATCCACTCTGCTTCTAAAGGTGTAAGAATTGATAAAGTAAGCAACTCTTATTGGACGAAAAAATATATCGGCTCTAAACGCCTGTAA
- a CDS encoding DEAD/DEAH box helicase: MTTTFSTLNTMKPFLQEAWEKAGFSEPTPIQEKAVPLMLDGRDVLAESPTGTGKTLAYLLPLLEKINPDKKAVQAVILASSRELIMQISDEIRAWGGGISSAAFIGGANIKRQVEKLKKQPQVVAGTPGRIQELIQMKKLKMHEVKLIVLDEGDQLLVPEHIKNLEAIIKSTMKDRQLVLFSATMPAQTEATAKQWMKEAEVIKVTKAEMPASKVEHLYFVCDRRDKQVMVERIMRGFEPERILAFINDIGEVNAFSSKLDYNGFANGILHSDLNKQERERALKQFRAGKLPLLFATDVAARGLDIKGLTHVLHFDMPKNSTQYTHRAGRTGRSGAEGTVISLVTEREERELKKIARELGIELKKKQFYKGKPVDASGRK; encoded by the coding sequence ATGACAACTACATTTTCCACTTTAAATACAATGAAACCATTTTTGCAAGAGGCTTGGGAGAAGGCAGGATTTTCAGAGCCGACACCGATTCAGGAAAAGGCCGTTCCTCTCATGTTGGACGGTCGTGACGTGTTGGCTGAATCCCCAACAGGAACAGGGAAGACGCTTGCTTATTTATTGCCGTTACTTGAAAAGATCAATCCAGACAAAAAGGCTGTACAGGCAGTCATCTTAGCATCTTCTCGAGAATTAATTATGCAAATTTCCGATGAGATTCGCGCATGGGGCGGAGGAATTTCTAGCGCGGCTTTTATCGGAGGAGCAAATATTAAACGCCAAGTTGAAAAATTGAAAAAACAACCGCAAGTTGTGGCTGGAACACCAGGGCGAATTCAAGAATTAATTCAAATGAAGAAGCTGAAAATGCATGAAGTGAAGTTGATCGTGCTGGATGAAGGGGATCAGTTATTAGTACCAGAGCATATTAAAAATTTAGAAGCGATTATTAAATCGACGATGAAGGATCGCCAGCTTGTTCTTTTCTCAGCAACAATGCCAGCTCAAACGGAAGCGACAGCCAAACAGTGGATGAAGGAAGCGGAAGTGATCAAGGTAACGAAAGCTGAAATGCCTGCTTCGAAAGTTGAGCATTTATACTTCGTCTGTGACCGTCGCGATAAACAAGTGATGGTCGAACGGATCATGCGCGGTTTTGAACCGGAGCGCATCCTTGCATTTATCAATGATATTGGCGAAGTGAATGCCTTTTCTTCTAAATTAGACTATAACGGATTTGCCAATGGAATTTTGCATAGTGATTTAAACAAGCAAGAAAGAGAGCGGGCCTTAAAGCAATTTCGCGCGGGTAAGTTACCATTACTATTCGCAACAGACGTCGCCGCAAGAGGGCTAGATATTAAAGGACTCACTCATGTTTTACACTTTGATATGCCAAAGAACTCGACACAATATACGCACCGCGCAGGTCGTACCGGTCGTTCAGGCGCAGAAGGAACCGTCATCTCACTCGTCACAGAAAGAGAAGAACGTGAACTGAAAAAAATAGCCAGAGAACTCGGCATAGAACTCAAGAAAAAACAATTCTACAAAGGAAAACCTGTCGATGCTAGCGGGAGAAAATAA
- a CDS encoding GDYXXLXY domain-containing protein, with amino-acid sequence MIFNKRGDIPYLLGLVFLLAGVIYFFASNWPMLDRPVKIVLSLALIVVSYAASALYKRSRTFQYLSNWWLFAAAIAFGVSVALIGQMYNSHADSYLLFFIWLIPVLALAVLTKYEPFYWLSLLLFELTIWQKIHPTGMWLDYSDWEELGIYVGLIFLHLGLFFLLKKVGREKLAFVTLIITQYCAVFLLNKHSLYDIFTEFRSTSLLFVLFHVVYIALIILFWRKFERERKQHPVEMAVHLLFFGFYVVYNVFFIFLIMFGEALFYIGFLLLIALFAFSIYFLQKLKKNAEETDQKWSRYTYQFFVGILSFLGTIVALASLSSFIFLAFGLMDEMKYGFLFLGIICISGGLAVKKTSFIVVRLTLQVTGMIFLFPFAFMMNETWTFWLIVIVFAVMTMVLFQKKDSLLYYFALNVGVIVAITMTITTYGLNWQWLHVSLLVLGLLNAAVFFKFKKTPLGLLSYLLSLVHFLYLTFSDDLSIILAVIYHLVFIAYLSIHLFQPRIESRMYRWSTWVALSAFLIWKYYEYVWDLLHKSLALFILSAIFFLLFLIWGRKHTEKFRNILEWRWKPVIAIFVLQLAFIGFTSWQKEQLLQHGQLVALKLEPLDPRSLLQGDYVQLNYEMHTKFFDKQDPLEGKVHVILEKSTDSVLVNGKQVPIYKPKTFVSANQPAVVNEEKVTLQGKSKYGTLDLGIEHFFIPENTGQKWEDKNYALVRVSKNGDAILETLVKK; translated from the coding sequence ATGATTTTCAATAAACGTGGAGACATCCCTTATCTTCTTGGCTTAGTTTTTCTCCTAGCTGGTGTGATTTACTTTTTTGCTTCGAATTGGCCCATGCTTGATCGCCCAGTGAAAATTGTATTAAGCCTGGCCTTAATCGTGGTCAGCTACGCAGCTTCCGCCTTGTACAAACGAAGCCGTACCTTTCAGTATTTAAGCAACTGGTGGCTATTTGCCGCTGCCATTGCTTTTGGCGTGAGTGTGGCACTCATCGGGCAAATGTATAATTCCCACGCCGATTCCTACTTATTATTTTTCATTTGGCTCATTCCTGTGTTAGCGTTGGCTGTTTTGACAAAATACGAGCCATTTTATTGGCTTTCCTTGCTATTGTTTGAGTTAACCATTTGGCAAAAAATTCATCCAACTGGTATGTGGCTCGACTATAGCGATTGGGAGGAGCTCGGCATTTATGTAGGATTGATCTTCCTGCATCTCGGATTGTTCTTTTTATTGAAAAAAGTTGGCCGTGAAAAACTCGCTTTTGTCACGTTAATAATCACCCAGTATTGTGCGGTTTTCTTGTTAAATAAACATTCTCTTTACGATATATTTACTGAATTCCGCTCAACTTCCCTGCTATTTGTACTTTTTCATGTTGTGTATATTGCCCTAATCATTTTATTTTGGCGGAAGTTTGAGCGAGAACGAAAACAGCATCCAGTTGAAATGGCCGTTCATTTACTGTTCTTTGGATTTTATGTCGTCTACAATGTGTTTTTCATCTTCTTAATTATGTTTGGGGAAGCATTATTTTATATCGGCTTTTTATTGTTAATCGCCCTATTTGCCTTCAGTATTTATTTCCTCCAAAAATTAAAGAAGAATGCCGAAGAAACGGATCAAAAATGGTCGCGCTACACGTATCAATTTTTTGTGGGGATTCTATCCTTTTTAGGAACAATCGTTGCACTTGCTTCCCTTAGTTCATTCATCTTTTTAGCTTTCGGCTTGATGGACGAAATGAAGTATGGATTCTTGTTTCTTGGGATCATTTGTATAAGTGGTGGGCTAGCGGTCAAGAAGACATCGTTTATCGTCGTTCGTCTCACATTGCAAGTGACCGGAATGATTTTCTTGTTCCCGTTTGCCTTTATGATGAATGAAACATGGACATTTTGGCTGATCGTGATCGTTTTTGCTGTCATGACGATGGTTTTATTTCAGAAGAAAGATTCATTGTTGTATTACTTTGCTTTGAATGTTGGAGTAATAGTTGCGATCACCATGACAATTACTACTTACGGTCTGAATTGGCAATGGTTGCACGTGAGCTTGCTCGTGCTCGGCCTCTTGAATGCAGCAGTCTTTTTCAAATTCAAAAAAACACCTTTAGGATTACTTAGTTATCTTTTATCGCTCGTTCACTTCCTATATTTAACGTTTAGTGATGATCTCTCGATAATATTAGCTGTCATTTATCATCTAGTGTTCATTGCGTATCTTTCTATTCACTTGTTTCAGCCAAGAATCGAATCGCGAATGTATCGCTGGTCCACTTGGGTAGCTTTATCCGCCTTTCTCATTTGGAAGTATTACGAATATGTATGGGATCTTCTCCATAAATCGCTCGCTCTATTTATTTTAAGTGCGATTTTCTTCCTTCTCTTCCTCATTTGGGGCCGGAAGCATACTGAGAAATTTCGCAATATTTTAGAGTGGCGTTGGAAGCCTGTCATCGCCATCTTTGTATTACAGTTAGCCTTTATTGGCTTTACTTCGTGGCAAAAAGAACAGCTTCTCCAACATGGGCAGCTTGTCGCCTTAAAATTAGAGCCGCTCGATCCTCGCTCTTTACTACAAGGAGATTACGTACAGCTGAATTATGAAATGCATACTAAATTTTTTGATAAACAAGACCCTCTTGAAGGCAAAGTTCATGTCATTTTAGAAAAATCGACTGACAGCGTTCTTGTCAACGGAAAACAAGTGCCGATTTACAAACCGAAAACCTTTGTTTCCGCCAATCAACCCGCTGTTGTAAATGAAGAAAAAGTAACCCTTCAAGGAAAAAGCAAATACGGTACCCTCGACCTTGGAATTGAACACTTTTTCATTCCGGAAAACACCGGACAAAAATGGGAAGACAAAAATTACGCCCTCGTCCGTGTGTCCAAAAACGGGGATGCCATTTTAGAAACATTGGTGAAGAAATAA
- a CDS encoding diphthine--ammonia ligase → MGKRVALSWSGGKDSCMAFDLLVKQGYEVACLLTTVPKEIGRTFGHDEKTELIELQSEALSLPLHFVRCSLDRYTETFIEDLAQLKEQFQLEGIAFGDIYLDGHREWGENVADAVGLPALYPLWSKEEDSLQLLQNFIESGYKAVVIRIRLDVLDDTWLGRQLNEDFYVDIQSQTLCPMGEHGEFHTFVYDGPLFTHPIPLTHGEIITSERSKRLDIQPLIN, encoded by the coding sequence ATGGGAAAGCGAGTAGCTTTGTCATGGAGTGGCGGCAAAGATAGCTGCATGGCCTTCGATTTATTAGTGAAGCAAGGCTATGAAGTTGCCTGCCTCCTCACCACTGTACCGAAAGAAATCGGCCGAACCTTTGGTCATGACGAGAAGACGGAATTGATTGAGCTTCAAAGCGAAGCTCTCTCCCTCCCCCTTCACTTCGTCCGCTGTTCGCTCGATCGCTATACCGAGACATTTATTGAGGATCTCGCTCAGTTAAAAGAACAATTTCAACTTGAAGGCATTGCCTTTGGTGATATTTATTTAGATGGCCATCGCGAGTGGGGTGAAAATGTAGCCGATGCGGTCGGATTACCTGCTCTTTATCCATTGTGGAGCAAAGAAGAAGACAGCTTACAGTTGCTACAAAATTTTATCGAGTCAGGTTATAAAGCCGTTGTCATCCGCATTCGTCTCGATGTCTTAGATGATACTTGGCTTGGCAGACAGTTAAATGAAGACTTTTATGTAGACATTCAATCGCAAACTCTTTGTCCGATGGGTGAGCATGGCGAATTTCATACATTCGTTTATGACGGCCCGCTATTTACACACCCTATTCCCCTAACACACGGCGAAATCATCACGAGTGAACGTAGCAAAAGATTGGATATTCAACCGTTGATCAATTAA
- a CDS encoding potassium channel family protein yields MKKFVITYEIFMIVLILISVALALMADKQFVVFQQTIWLIFVVDYFVRFARAENKWHYVKKHPLELVAIIPFDSLLRAARLVRIFKVLQLLGISSRYLKPFYAVLKTNGLDKAFKYSVAMLFVIPIPIAIVEPAIETYAEALWWGLITITTVGYGDIAPVTVLGRLLAAVLLMVGIVIIGIFTSAVTNYFSNKPKDSRDKQVMKIIQSIDEIEDITKEDIELIQLFLKRKL; encoded by the coding sequence GTGAAAAAGTTTGTAATTACATATGAAATTTTTATGATTGTTTTAATCCTTATCTCAGTAGCCCTTGCTCTCATGGCTGATAAACAATTTGTGGTTTTTCAACAAACTATTTGGCTCATATTTGTAGTGGATTACTTTGTTCGTTTTGCACGAGCAGAAAACAAGTGGCACTATGTAAAGAAACATCCCTTAGAGTTAGTAGCTATAATCCCTTTCGATTCCCTTTTAAGAGCAGCTAGACTCGTCCGTATATTTAAAGTTCTTCAATTGCTTGGCATCAGTTCTCGTTATTTAAAACCTTTTTATGCGGTGTTAAAAACGAATGGATTAGACAAAGCTTTCAAGTATAGTGTCGCAATGTTATTTGTCATACCAATACCGATTGCTATAGTTGAACCGGCGATTGAAACCTACGCTGAAGCGTTGTGGTGGGGTTTGATTACAATAACTACAGTTGGATATGGAGATATTGCTCCTGTTACCGTATTAGGTCGATTACTGGCTGCTGTATTACTAATGGTAGGGATTGTGATTATCGGTATATTCACATCTGCAGTTACTAATTATTTTAGTAATAAACCTAAAGATTCTCGAGATAAGCAAGTCATGAAAATAATTCAGTCGATTGATGAGATTGAAGACATAACAAAAGAGGATATTGAGTTGATCCAGTTATTCTTGAAAAGGAAATTATGA
- a CDS encoding glycoside hydrolase family 31 protein, which yields MEDTSFAIHPDREKDTDEGKFYDIGNVRKWQEEADGVHFICQNGYVVVQFYCQEMIRVTMNPTGVPMMEQSFAVAMKKEQVPFEVRESADAVYITGEKLTAKITLTPFRLLVTEANGRTLLNEGERGMASRRTGEVICFKDMEEADHFYGFGEKTSFLDKRGEKMTMWNSDVFAPHNPEVDALYQSIPFFVTIRNGQAHGVFFDNTFQTVFDLKQEAHRYSFSAAGGELDYYVIAGPSPKDVVSQYTRLTGKMALPPKWALGYHQSRYSYKTEAEVHELVHTFQEKEIPLDAIYLDIHYMEGYRVFTFNRDRFPNPAKLIDELKAAGIHVVPIVDPGVKRDPEYPVYLEGIQAGHFCQYAEGDVYFGDVWPGESAFPDFTNQDVREWWGEWQKFYTDLGVEGIWNDMNEPAVFNETKTMDLAVWHDNDGYPKTHRELHNVYGLLMGEATYSGLKKLLNGKRPFVLTRAGFAGVQRYATVWTGDNRSFWEHLQMSMPMCLNLGMSGVPFSGADVGGFAHDANADLLVRWTQLGTFMPYFRNHSNLDTVHQEPWSFGEEAEAIIKKYIQLRYRWLPHFYTLFHEASVTGVPVMRPLVMEYPEDANTFNLADQFLIGENILVAPITTPTTYHRVVYLPEGEWIDYWTDQQIIGGRHILVAAKWDQLPLFIKVGTILPQAETFKPVDNISIHVYPSDKVCEYTLYDDDGETFAYQAGDYFQLHIKAWKQDEAVYIETEEIHGAFQPDWKEVSINVHGPVNKIVINGKEQ from the coding sequence ATGGAAGATACAAGCTTCGCCATTCATCCTGATCGAGAAAAGGACACGGATGAAGGGAAATTCTATGACATTGGCAATGTGAGAAAATGGCAGGAAGAAGCGGATGGTGTGCACTTTATTTGTCAGAATGGTTATGTCGTTGTGCAGTTTTATTGTCAAGAGATGATCCGTGTCACAATGAATCCAACGGGCGTTCCGATGATGGAGCAAAGCTTTGCGGTCGCCATGAAAAAAGAACAAGTACCATTTGAAGTAAGGGAATCAGCGGATGCGGTGTACATAACAGGTGAAAAACTAACGGCAAAAATCACTCTTACACCGTTTCGACTTCTTGTAACAGAGGCAAATGGACGCACGCTCCTTAATGAAGGGGAGCGAGGGATGGCAAGTCGTCGCACAGGTGAAGTGATTTGCTTTAAAGACATGGAAGAGGCCGATCATTTTTACGGGTTTGGGGAAAAAACGAGTTTCCTAGATAAGCGTGGCGAAAAGATGACAATGTGGAATTCCGATGTGTTCGCTCCGCATAATCCAGAAGTGGACGCCCTTTATCAATCGATTCCTTTTTTCGTGACGATTCGAAACGGACAAGCCCATGGTGTATTTTTTGATAATACCTTTCAAACGGTGTTTGACTTGAAGCAAGAAGCTCATCGTTATTCGTTTTCAGCTGCTGGAGGCGAGCTTGATTATTACGTGATCGCTGGCCCTTCTCCAAAAGATGTCGTCAGCCAATATACAAGGTTGACAGGCAAAATGGCATTGCCACCGAAATGGGCACTCGGTTACCATCAATCGCGCTACAGCTATAAAACGGAAGCTGAAGTTCATGAGCTCGTGCACACTTTTCAAGAAAAGGAGATTCCACTGGATGCTATTTATTTAGATATTCATTATATGGAAGGCTATCGGGTATTTACATTTAATCGCGACCGTTTTCCGAATCCGGCGAAGCTTATTGACGAGTTAAAAGCAGCGGGCATTCATGTTGTGCCGATTGTCGACCCAGGGGTGAAAAGAGACCCAGAATATCCCGTGTATTTAGAAGGGATACAAGCGGGACACTTTTGCCAATATGCAGAAGGCGATGTGTACTTTGGAGACGTTTGGCCAGGGGAAAGTGCTTTTCCTGATTTCACAAATCAAGATGTGCGTGAGTGGTGGGGGGAGTGGCAAAAATTTTACACCGATCTCGGAGTGGAAGGCATTTGGAATGATATGAATGAGCCAGCCGTATTCAATGAAACGAAAACGATGGATTTGGCAGTGTGGCATGACAATGATGGCTATCCGAAGACGCATCGTGAGCTTCATAACGTATACGGCTTATTGATGGGGGAAGCGACGTATAGTGGATTGAAAAAATTACTAAACGGAAAACGGCCATTTGTGTTAACGCGGGCAGGATTTGCTGGTGTGCAGCGGTATGCAACGGTATGGACAGGGGATAATCGCAGTTTCTGGGAGCATTTGCAAATGTCGATGCCGATGTGCCTGAATCTTGGGATGTCTGGTGTACCCTTTTCTGGGGCGGACGTTGGCGGGTTTGCTCATGATGCGAATGCTGACTTACTCGTTCGTTGGACGCAGCTCGGTACTTTTATGCCTTACTTTCGTAACCATTCTAATTTAGATACGGTCCATCAAGAGCCATGGTCCTTTGGGGAAGAAGCAGAAGCTATTATCAAAAAATATATTCAGCTTCGCTATCGCTGGTTGCCTCACTTTTACACATTGTTTCATGAGGCAAGCGTCACCGGTGTGCCTGTTATGCGGCCACTTGTGATGGAATATCCTGAGGATGCTAACACATTTAATTTAGCCGATCAATTTTTAATCGGTGAAAATATTTTAGTTGCTCCGATCACGACACCTACGACATATCATCGAGTCGTCTACTTACCAGAAGGAGAATGGATCGATTATTGGACGGATCAACAAATCATTGGAGGCAGGCATATTTTAGTCGCAGCTAAATGGGATCAGTTGCCGTTGTTTATTAAAGTGGGAACGATCCTTCCGCAAGCTGAAACATTCAAGCCAGTCGATAACATAAGTATTCATGTATACCCTAGCGACAAAGTATGCGAATACACATTATACGATGACGACGGTGAGACATTTGCTTATCAGGCAGGTGACTATTTTCAACTACACATTAAAGCATGGAAACAAGATGAAGCTGTGTACATTGAAACAGAAGAGATACACGGAGCGTTTCAACCTGATTGGAAAGAAGTTTCGATTAACGTGCATGGACCAGTAAACAAAATAGTGATCAATGGGAAAGAGCAATAA